In one Kitasatospora cineracea genomic region, the following are encoded:
- the treZ gene encoding malto-oligosyltrehalose trehalohydrolase, with product MRYQVWAPDAKVVEVEVGAIPYLLERDPDRPGWWHGEGPEGDYGFRLNGGTALPDPRSARQPFGPDGLSRRVDHGAFAWSETAWRGRPLPGSVVYELHVGTFTPEGTFDAAAARLDHLVELGVDFVELMPVCAFPGRSGWGYDGVDLWAVHEPYGGPDGLKRFVDAAHRRGLGVVLDVVHNHLGPSGNYLPQYGPYFTDRHRTPWGSAVNLDAPGSDEVRAFLIGSALAWLRDYRIDGLRLDAVHALADTRARHFLEELAAEVRKLAQATGRPLFLVGESDLNDPRTTTAREAGGQGLDAQWSDDFHHALHCLLTGESQGYYADFAADPYAALVKTLTGGFFHDGSWSSFRGRSHGRPFPPEHGHRLLGYAQTHDQVGNRATGDRLAASLPPGRLAAAAALVLTSPFTPMLFMGEEWGAGTPWQYFTDHTDPQLAEAVRQGRRREFAGHGWRAEDVPDPQSPATVAASTLDWTEPQRPPHAELLAWYRELIRLRRAAPELADGDLAAVRVRHDAAAGWLAVHRGRYRVLVRLGGAGQPLPVPLEGELAALEAAFGDVAAGGAAAGELLLGPDAVAVVRTA from the coding sequence ATGCGGTACCAGGTGTGGGCGCCGGACGCCAAGGTGGTCGAGGTCGAGGTCGGGGCGATCCCGTACCTGCTGGAGCGCGACCCGGACCGGCCGGGCTGGTGGCACGGGGAGGGCCCGGAGGGCGACTACGGGTTCCGGCTGAACGGCGGGACGGCGCTGCCGGACCCGCGCTCGGCCCGGCAGCCGTTCGGGCCGGACGGGCTGAGCCGCCGCGTCGACCACGGCGCGTTCGCCTGGTCGGAGACGGCCTGGCGGGGGCGCCCGCTGCCGGGGTCGGTGGTGTACGAGCTGCACGTGGGCACCTTCACCCCGGAGGGGACGTTCGACGCGGCCGCCGCCAGGCTCGACCACCTGGTAGAACTGGGCGTGGACTTCGTCGAGTTGATGCCGGTGTGCGCGTTCCCGGGCCGCTCCGGCTGGGGCTACGACGGGGTCGACCTGTGGGCGGTGCACGAGCCGTACGGCGGCCCGGACGGGCTGAAGCGGTTCGTGGACGCGGCGCACCGGCGCGGGCTGGGCGTGGTGCTGGACGTGGTGCACAACCACCTCGGGCCGTCCGGCAACTACCTGCCGCAGTACGGCCCGTACTTCACCGACCGGCACCGGACGCCGTGGGGCTCGGCGGTCAACCTGGACGCGCCGGGCTCGGACGAGGTGCGGGCGTTCCTGATCGGCAGCGCACTGGCCTGGCTGCGCGACTACCGGATCGACGGGCTGCGGCTGGACGCGGTGCACGCCCTGGCGGACACCCGGGCCCGGCACTTCCTGGAGGAACTCGCCGCTGAGGTGAGGAAGTTGGCGCAGGCCACCGGTCGGCCGCTGTTCCTGGTCGGCGAGTCCGACCTGAACGACCCGCGCACCACGACCGCCCGGGAGGCGGGCGGGCAGGGCCTGGACGCGCAGTGGAGCGACGACTTCCACCACGCGCTGCACTGCCTGCTGACCGGCGAGTCCCAGGGCTACTACGCGGACTTCGCCGCCGACCCGTACGCGGCCCTCGTCAAGACGCTCACCGGGGGGTTCTTCCACGACGGGAGCTGGTCCTCGTTCCGGGGCCGCTCGCACGGCCGCCCGTTCCCGCCGGAGCACGGGCACCGGCTGCTGGGCTACGCGCAGACCCACGACCAGGTCGGCAACCGGGCCACCGGCGACCGGCTCGCCGCCTCGCTGCCGCCGGGGCGGCTGGCGGCGGCGGCCGCGCTGGTGCTGACCTCGCCGTTCACGCCGATGCTGTTCATGGGCGAGGAGTGGGGCGCGGGCACCCCCTGGCAGTACTTCACCGACCACACCGACCCGCAGCTCGCCGAGGCCGTCCGGCAGGGGCGGCGCCGGGAGTTCGCCGGACACGGCTGGCGGGCCGAGGACGTGCCGGACCCGCAGAGCCCGGCGACGGTGGCCGCCTCCACCTTGGACTGGACCGAACCGCAGCGCCCCCCGCACGCCGAACTGCTCGCCTGGTACCGGGAGTTGATCCGGCTGCGGCGGGCCGCCCCGGAGCTGGCGGACGGCGACCTGGCGGCGGTCCGGGTCCGCCACGACGCGGCGGCGGGCTGGCTGGCGGTGCACCGCGGCCGCTACCGGGTGCTGGTGCGGCTCGGCGGCGCCGGGCAGCCGCTGCCCGTCCCGCTGGAGGGCGAACTCGCCGCGCTGGAGGCCGCGTTCGGCGACGTCGCGGCCGGCGGGGCGGCGGCCGGGGAACTGCTGCTCGGCCCGGACGCGGTCGCGGTGGTGCGCACCGCGTAG
- the treY gene encoding malto-oligosyltrehalose synthase, which translates to MTSAAARPETADAPTASYRLQLQPGFTLHDARRAVPYLAALGVSHLHLSPLLEAVAGSTHGYDTLDHSRISEQLGGEGALRELAAEAAAHGLALIADVVPNHMALPVPERLNGPLWEVLKNGPDDPFAAWFDIDWSAQPGPVDAPERGRLLLPLLGDRLGAVLEQLVVDGEVLRYHEHEFPLRPGTAHLPLAELLERQWYRLCWWQLADEQVNYRRFFTVNDLIAVRVEVPEVFEATHGVLLRLHREGVLAGFRIDHPDGLADPRGYLRRLAGATGGAYTVVEKILTGDEALPADWACAGTTGYDALRRIDGVLTDRRGAERLFAAYRRDVGDAADPAAAGRAGRAEMVAPGGALAAETDRLVRLVGRICAEGPELADHSPLAVRRALEDLLAHYPVYRPYVVPGEPAPPEAVAALAAPADASGTERLVRELALGRLGRSAARDEFCHRFGQTASAVAAKGVEDTAFYRFNALLSLNEVGGLPERPGVSVAEFHHWCTGQERLWPGAMTALSTHDTKRSADARARLAVLAELPEAWAAECAAWTLAAGPCADRSTAWLLWQTLLAAWPVPEDRLLEVVLKSVREAKRRTSWKEPDAGFEGWLAQYVRGALANPGLCPRIAGFVGLVAPFARVNSLSAALLHLLVPGVPDVFQGGEEPLYTLVDPDNRAPVDLGALAVRLTDSPEPRPGDLAREKLHLTTTALHLRRSGALGSYRPLAADGPAAEHLVAFGRGERVLGAVTRLPYGLHRAGGWRETVLELPPGRWTDLLTDRRFTGGSVELSYLFRQLPVALLVEGS; encoded by the coding sequence ATGACGTCCGCCGCCGCACGCCCCGAGACTGCCGATGCCCCGACGGCCAGCTACCGGCTCCAGCTGCAGCCGGGGTTCACCCTGCACGACGCCCGCCGGGCGGTGCCGTACCTGGCCGCGCTGGGGGTCTCGCACCTGCACCTGTCGCCGCTGCTGGAGGCGGTGGCGGGCTCGACGCACGGGTACGACACGCTCGACCACAGCCGGATCAGCGAGCAGCTGGGCGGCGAGGGGGCGCTGCGCGAGCTGGCCGCGGAGGCGGCGGCGCACGGGCTGGCGCTGATCGCGGACGTGGTGCCGAACCACATGGCGCTGCCGGTGCCGGAGCGGCTCAACGGGCCGCTGTGGGAGGTGCTGAAGAACGGCCCGGACGACCCGTTCGCGGCCTGGTTCGACATCGACTGGTCCGCCCAGCCGGGCCCGGTGGACGCGCCGGAGCGCGGGCGGCTGCTGCTGCCGCTGCTGGGCGACCGGCTGGGCGCGGTGCTGGAGCAGCTGGTGGTGGACGGGGAGGTGCTGCGCTACCACGAGCACGAGTTCCCGCTGCGGCCCGGCACCGCGCACCTGCCGCTGGCGGAGCTGCTGGAGCGGCAGTGGTACCGGCTGTGCTGGTGGCAGCTGGCCGACGAGCAGGTCAACTACCGGCGGTTCTTCACCGTCAACGACCTGATCGCCGTCCGGGTCGAGGTCCCGGAGGTGTTCGAGGCCACCCACGGGGTGCTGCTGCGGCTGCACCGCGAGGGCGTGCTGGCCGGTTTCCGGATCGACCACCCAGATGGGCTGGCCGACCCGCGCGGCTACCTGCGGCGGCTCGCCGGGGCGACCGGCGGGGCGTACACGGTGGTGGAGAAGATCCTGACGGGGGACGAGGCGCTGCCCGCGGACTGGGCGTGCGCGGGGACGACGGGGTACGACGCGCTGCGCCGGATCGACGGGGTGCTGACCGACCGGCGGGGCGCGGAGAGGCTGTTCGCGGCCTACCGGCGGGACGTGGGCGACGCGGCGGACCCGGCGGCGGCGGGCCGGGCCGGGCGGGCCGAGATGGTCGCGCCGGGCGGGGCGCTGGCGGCGGAGACCGACCGGCTGGTGCGCCTGGTCGGGCGGATCTGCGCGGAGGGCCCGGAGCTGGCCGACCACTCGCCGCTGGCGGTGCGCCGGGCGCTGGAGGACCTGCTGGCGCACTACCCGGTGTACCGGCCGTACGTGGTGCCGGGCGAGCCGGCCCCGCCGGAGGCCGTCGCGGCGCTGGCGGCCCCGGCGGACGCGTCGGGGACGGAGCGGCTGGTGCGGGAGCTGGCGCTGGGCCGGCTGGGACGGTCGGCGGCCAGGGACGAGTTCTGCCACCGGTTCGGGCAGACCGCGTCGGCGGTGGCGGCCAAGGGCGTGGAGGACACCGCGTTCTACCGGTTCAACGCGCTGCTGTCGCTGAACGAGGTGGGCGGCCTGCCGGAGCGGCCGGGTGTGTCGGTGGCGGAGTTCCACCACTGGTGCACCGGGCAGGAGCGGCTGTGGCCGGGGGCGATGACGGCGCTGTCCACGCACGACACCAAGCGCAGCGCGGACGCCCGGGCCCGGCTCGCGGTGCTGGCGGAGCTGCCGGAGGCGTGGGCGGCGGAGTGCGCGGCGTGGACGCTGGCGGCGGGGCCGTGCGCGGACCGCTCGACGGCCTGGCTGCTGTGGCAGACGCTGCTGGCGGCCTGGCCGGTGCCGGAGGACCGGCTGCTGGAGGTGGTGCTGAAGTCGGTGCGGGAGGCGAAGCGGCGCACCTCGTGGAAGGAGCCGGACGCCGGATTCGAGGGCTGGCTGGCGCAGTACGTGCGGGGGGCGCTGGCCAATCCGGGGCTGTGCCCGCGGATCGCCGGGTTCGTCGGACTGGTCGCGCCGTTCGCCCGGGTGAACTCGCTGTCGGCGGCGCTGCTGCACCTGCTGGTGCCGGGCGTGCCGGACGTGTTCCAGGGCGGCGAGGAGCCGCTGTACACGCTGGTCGACCCGGACAACCGGGCGCCGGTGGACCTGGGCGCGCTGGCGGTGCGGCTGACCGACTCGCCGGAGCCGCGGCCGGGCGACCTGGCCCGGGAGAAGCTGCACCTGACCACCACCGCCCTGCACCTGCGCCGCTCCGGCGCGTTGGGCTCCTACCGGCCGCTGGCGGCGGACGGACCGGCCGCCGAGCACCTGGTGGCGTTCGGGCGGGGCGAGCGGGTGCTCGGCGCGGTGACCCGGCTGCCGTACGGGCTGCACCGGGCGGGCGGCTGGCGCGAGACGGTGCTGGAGCTGCCGCCGGGCCGCTGGACGGACCTGCTGACCGATCGCCGGTTCACCGGCGGATCGGTCGAACTGTCTTATCTGTTCCGGCAGTTGCCGGTAGCACTGCTCGTGGAGGGGTCGTGA
- a CDS encoding SDR family oxidoreductase — MSRRWLVTGCSSGLGLALARAVAAGGDRIVATSRGASPLDALAARFPGRVVPARLELRSAADCAAAVELARERLGGVDVLVNNAGVGLFGAVEEVSDAELREQLEVLAVAPWRLARLVLPLMRAQGGGHVVNVSSVGGRMAFPGLGAYVAGKFALEGMSLALAAEAAPFGVRVTVVEPGGFATSYGNSLAETAVKLPEYGRTLEPMHRALRGMAGDAELNRPEAFAELVLRAVAAPAGPVRVPVGPDAYAMVEAALAGEAAELAAARALAEEGAVEPDPV, encoded by the coding sequence GTGTCTCGTCGGTGGTTGGTGACCGGATGTTCGTCGGGGTTGGGGCTGGCGCTGGCGCGGGCGGTGGCGGCGGGTGGGGACCGGATCGTGGCGACCAGCCGGGGGGCCTCGCCGCTGGACGCGCTGGCGGCCCGGTTCCCGGGGCGGGTGGTACCGGCCCGGCTGGAGCTGCGCAGCGCCGCGGACTGCGCGGCGGCGGTGGAGCTGGCCCGGGAGCGCCTGGGCGGGGTGGACGTGCTGGTGAACAACGCCGGGGTGGGCCTGTTCGGGGCGGTGGAGGAGGTCTCGGACGCGGAGCTGCGCGAGCAGCTGGAGGTGCTGGCGGTGGCGCCGTGGCGGCTGGCGCGGCTGGTGCTGCCGCTGATGCGGGCGCAGGGCGGCGGGCACGTGGTGAACGTCTCCTCGGTGGGCGGCCGGATGGCCTTCCCCGGGCTGGGGGCGTACGTGGCGGGGAAGTTCGCGCTGGAGGGGATGAGCCTGGCGCTGGCGGCGGAGGCCGCGCCGTTCGGGGTGCGGGTGACGGTGGTCGAGCCGGGCGGGTTCGCCACCTCGTACGGGAACTCGCTGGCCGAGACGGCGGTGAAGCTGCCGGAGTACGGGCGGACGCTGGAGCCGATGCACCGGGCGCTGCGCGGCATGGCCGGGGACGCGGAGCTGAACCGGCCCGAGGCGTTCGCGGAGCTGGTGCTTCGGGCCGTCGCGGCGCCGGCCGGCCCGGTGCGGGTCCCGGTGGGGCCGGACGCGTACGCGATGGTGGAGGCGGCGCTGGCCGGGGAGGCGGCGGAGCTGGCGGCGGCGCGGGCGCTGGCGGAGGAGGGGGCGGTGGAGCCCGATCCGGTCTGA
- the glgX gene encoding glycogen debranching protein GlgX produces the protein MQVWPGQPYPLGATYDGVGTNFAVFSESANRIELCLLAEDGTETAVELRETDAFVRHAYLPGVQPGQRYGFRVHGPYQPGLGQRHNASKLLLDPYAKAMSGHIDWDESVYGYHFGAPERRNDLDSAPHTMHSVVTNPYFDWGTDRPPRTDYHRTVLYEAHVKGLTELHPGIPEEIRGTYAGLAHPAVIEHLAKLGVTAIELMPVHQFVRDHRLRDLGLTNYWGYNTIGFFAPHSSYSSTGDRGQQVQEFKSMVKALHAAGIEVILDVVYNHTAEGNHLGPTLSFRGLDNASYYRLAKDQRFYEDTTGTGNSLLMRSPHVLQMIMDSLRYWVTEMHVDGFRFDLAATLARQFHEVDRLSSFFDLVQQDPVVSQAKLIAEPWDLGEGGYQVGNFPPLWTEWNGKYRDTVRDFWRGEPATMAEFGSRLTGSSDLYQDDGRRPIASINFVTCHDGFTLRDLVSYDGKHNEANHEDNRDGESHNRSWNCGAEGDTTDPAVLELRARQQRNFIATLMLSQGVPMLCHGDENGRTQRGNNNAYCQDSALTWVDWAAADAGLLEFTQGMIWLRRDHPVFRRRRFFHGRPVSGTHDDLTDIAWFTPSGEEMTEQDWSTSYARSLTVFLNGNAISEPDRRGGKIVDDSFLLLFNAHSEPLAFTVPADHGEAWQLVVDTSLPTLPPRGTGPRVKAGDTLRLLDRALMVLQRPA, from the coding sequence ATGCAGGTCTGGCCGGGGCAACCGTACCCGCTCGGTGCCACCTATGACGGGGTCGGCACCAACTTCGCGGTGTTCTCCGAGAGCGCGAACCGGATCGAGCTCTGCCTGCTCGCCGAGGACGGCACCGAGACGGCCGTCGAGCTCCGGGAGACCGACGCCTTCGTCCGGCACGCCTACCTCCCGGGCGTCCAGCCCGGCCAGCGCTACGGCTTCCGGGTGCACGGCCCGTACCAGCCGGGCCTGGGCCAGCGGCACAACGCCTCGAAGCTGCTGCTCGACCCGTACGCGAAGGCGATGAGCGGCCACATCGACTGGGACGAGTCGGTGTACGGCTACCACTTCGGCGCGCCCGAGCGCCGCAACGACCTGGACTCGGCGCCGCACACCATGCACTCGGTGGTGACCAACCCGTACTTCGACTGGGGCACCGACCGGCCGCCGCGCACCGACTACCACCGCACCGTGCTCTACGAGGCGCACGTCAAGGGCCTGACCGAGCTGCACCCGGGCATCCCCGAGGAGATCCGCGGCACGTACGCGGGCCTGGCCCACCCGGCGGTGATCGAGCACCTGGCGAAGCTGGGCGTCACCGCGATCGAGCTGATGCCGGTGCACCAGTTCGTCCGCGACCACCGGCTGCGCGACCTGGGCCTGACCAACTACTGGGGCTACAACACGATCGGCTTCTTCGCCCCGCACTCCTCGTACTCCTCCACCGGCGACCGCGGCCAGCAGGTGCAGGAGTTCAAGTCGATGGTCAAGGCGCTGCACGCGGCCGGCATCGAGGTGATCCTCGACGTGGTCTACAACCACACCGCCGAGGGCAACCACCTGGGCCCCACGCTTTCCTTCCGCGGCCTGGACAACGCCTCCTACTACCGGCTCGCCAAGGACCAGCGCTTCTACGAGGACACCACCGGCACCGGCAACTCGCTGCTGATGCGCAGCCCGCACGTGCTCCAGATGATCATGGACTCGCTGCGCTACTGGGTCACCGAGATGCACGTGGACGGCTTCCGCTTCGACCTGGCCGCCACGCTGGCCCGGCAGTTCCACGAGGTCGACCGGCTGTCCTCGTTCTTCGACCTGGTCCAGCAGGACCCGGTGGTCTCCCAGGCCAAGCTGATCGCCGAGCCCTGGGACCTCGGCGAGGGCGGCTACCAGGTGGGCAACTTCCCGCCGCTGTGGACCGAGTGGAACGGCAAGTACCGCGACACCGTCCGCGACTTCTGGCGCGGCGAGCCCGCCACGATGGCCGAGTTCGGCTCCCGGCTGACCGGCTCCTCCGACCTCTACCAGGACGACGGCCGCCGCCCGATCGCCTCGATCAACTTCGTCACCTGCCACGACGGCTTCACCCTGCGCGACCTGGTCTCCTACGACGGCAAGCACAACGAGGCCAACCACGAGGACAACCGGGACGGCGAGTCGCACAACCGCTCCTGGAACTGCGGCGCCGAGGGCGACACCACCGACCCGGCCGTCCTCGAACTGCGGGCCCGCCAGCAGCGCAACTTCATCGCCACCCTGATGCTCTCCCAGGGCGTCCCGATGCTCTGCCACGGCGACGAGAACGGGCGCACCCAGCGCGGCAACAACAACGCCTACTGCCAGGACTCCGCACTCACCTGGGTGGACTGGGCCGCCGCGGACGCCGGGCTGCTGGAGTTCACCCAGGGCATGATCTGGCTGCGCCGCGACCACCCGGTCTTCCGCCGCCGCCGCTTCTTCCACGGCCGCCCGGTCTCCGGCACCCACGACGACCTGACCGACATCGCCTGGTTCACCCCGTCCGGCGAGGAGATGACCGAGCAGGACTGGTCCACCTCGTACGCCAGGTCGCTCACCGTCTTCCTCAACGGCAACGCCATCTCCGAACCCGACCGCCGCGGCGGCAAGATCGTCGACGACTCCTTCCTGCTGCTGTTCAACGCCCACTCCGAACCGCTCGCCTTCACCGTCCCCGCCGACCACGGCGAGGCCTGGCAGCTCGTCGTCGACACCTCGCTGCCCACGCTCCCCCCGCGCGGCACCGGCCCCCGGGTCAAGGCCGGCGACACCCTGCGCCTGCTGGACCGCGCACTGATGGTCCTCCAGCGCCCGGCGTGA
- a CDS encoding SAV2148 family HEPN domain-containing protein: MGFPAGGDGTDPRAGSSEAPTLVVRGGRGPLPPQPGSAEGIPPAWAADQWDDAYRRVRLAGRAYVWLNLVEQRLRALVDEVLRPVYAPAHGEEWVTAAAGPAGEEWVHRAAAVREVSRRKGYLLDPADDDPLVFLTLPQLRELMVQHWPCFEPHLVDRREIELALDELEVARHVVSRNRALSQTVLDQTERAAARLLALLDGAHGGVPADVVEELVAGRYADVVAVHADRVRLQRDLPVEDLLDGARRLDAVGIGLGMLCQNYTGKRLVRLASEGCRVRLLFLNPASSAVRRRERELGIGRGELGRAVEMNIMHVRRVRARLRDQGGFEIRVFDELPRFTAYLVEGPRTTGAGGRRRSTDLGVVQPYLRRARGIESPALVLRGGAGQESGGTEPGLLEVYREEFEDLWADSRPVS, translated from the coding sequence ATGGGGTTCCCCGCCGGCGGCGACGGCACGGACCCGCGGGCCGGCAGCAGCGAGGCCCCGACGCTGGTCGTCCGCGGCGGCCGCGGCCCGCTGCCCCCGCAGCCCGGCTCCGCCGAGGGGATCCCGCCCGCCTGGGCCGCCGACCAGTGGGACGACGCCTACCGCCGGGTCCGGCTGGCCGGCCGCGCCTACGTCTGGCTCAACCTGGTCGAGCAGCGGCTGCGCGCCCTGGTCGACGAGGTGCTGCGCCCGGTCTACGCGCCCGCGCACGGCGAGGAGTGGGTCACCGCCGCCGCCGGCCCGGCCGGCGAGGAGTGGGTGCACCGGGCCGCGGCCGTCCGCGAGGTCTCCCGCCGCAAGGGCTACCTGCTCGACCCGGCGGACGACGACCCGCTGGTCTTCCTCACCCTGCCGCAGCTGCGCGAACTGATGGTGCAGCACTGGCCGTGCTTCGAACCGCACCTGGTGGACCGCCGGGAGATCGAACTGGCCCTCGACGAGCTGGAGGTCGCCCGGCACGTGGTCTCCCGCAACCGGGCCCTGTCGCAGACCGTCCTCGACCAGACCGAGCGGGCCGCCGCCCGGCTGCTCGCCCTGCTCGACGGCGCGCACGGCGGCGTCCCCGCCGACGTGGTCGAGGAGCTCGTGGCCGGCCGCTACGCCGACGTGGTCGCGGTGCACGCCGACCGGGTCCGCCTCCAGCGCGACCTGCCGGTCGAGGACCTGCTCGACGGGGCCCGGCGGCTCGACGCGGTCGGCATCGGCCTGGGCATGCTCTGCCAGAACTACACCGGCAAGCGGCTGGTCCGCCTCGCCTCCGAGGGCTGCCGGGTGCGGCTGCTGTTCCTCAACCCGGCGAGCAGCGCGGTGCGCCGCCGCGAACGCGAACTGGGCATCGGACGCGGCGAGTTGGGGCGCGCGGTGGAGATGAACATCATGCACGTGCGACGGGTCCGGGCCCGGCTGCGGGACCAGGGCGGCTTCGAGATCCGGGTCTTCGACGAACTGCCCCGGTTCACCGCGTACCTGGTCGAGGGGCCGCGCACCACCGGCGCCGGCGGCCGCCGCCGCTCCACCGACCTCGGCGTCGTCCAGCCCTACCTGCGCCGGGCCCGCGGCATCGAGTCGCCCGCACTGGTGCTGCGCGGCGGCGCCGGACAGGAGTCCGGCGGCACCGAACCCGGGCTGCTGGAGGTCTACCGCGAGGAGTTCGAGGACCTGTGGGCGGACTCCCGGCCGGTGTCCTAG
- a CDS encoding exonuclease domain-containing protein: MTWWKGPLTGFDLETTGTDPEEARIVTAAVVDTRGAGVERATTWLVDPGVPIPAEAAAIHGITDAEARAHGRPAAEAVEEIARALAERLAAGRPVVAFNAPFDLSLLEAELRRHALPTLADRLGGPVTPVVDAMVVDRALDKYRKGSRTLQRVCEVYGVELRDAHEAGSDALAAVRVAVALGRRYPQAGDLPLDELHRRQVGWYRDWAVDLQSWLRRKDPAAVVDPRWPLKEAS; encoded by the coding sequence ATGACCTGGTGGAAGGGGCCGCTCACCGGTTTCGACCTGGAGACCACCGGCACCGACCCGGAGGAGGCCCGGATCGTCACCGCCGCCGTGGTCGACACCCGCGGAGCCGGCGTCGAGCGCGCCACCACCTGGCTGGTCGACCCGGGCGTCCCGATACCCGCCGAGGCCGCCGCGATCCACGGCATCACCGACGCCGAGGCCCGCGCGCACGGCCGTCCCGCCGCCGAGGCGGTCGAGGAGATCGCCCGCGCCCTGGCCGAACGGCTGGCCGCCGGGCGGCCCGTGGTCGCCTTCAACGCCCCGTTCGACCTCTCGCTGCTGGAGGCCGAACTGCGCCGCCACGCCCTGCCCACGCTGGCCGACCGCCTCGGTGGCCCGGTCACCCCGGTGGTCGACGCGATGGTCGTCGACCGCGCCCTGGACAAGTACCGCAAGGGCTCGCGCACCCTGCAGCGGGTCTGCGAGGTCTACGGCGTCGAACTGCGCGACGCGCACGAGGCCGGCAGCGACGCACTGGCCGCCGTCCGGGTCGCCGTCGCGCTCGGCCGCCGGTACCCGCAGGCCGGCGACCTGCCGCTGGACGAACTGCACCGGCGCCAGGTCGGCTGGTACCGGGACTGGGCGGTCGACCTGCAGAGCTGGCTGCGCCGCAAGGACCCGGCGGCCGTGGTCGACCCGCGCTGGCCGCTCAAGGAGGCGTCCTGA
- a CDS encoding polysaccharide deacetylase family protein — protein sequence MVKSRIPAPRRSLLLGASALLGTSALLVACGAQGSPSAAGDAAHRPAVPSASTGTTGAAGGTPSVAARPTPGEGTETPTAPDRTPEPSASSTAPASPYASPTPSAPRTTAVPSQPSGSTAAATPSQPSSHAPATGVLRHTASGGRTVALTFDDGPGPATGQVLDLLAQYGAKATFCEIGDNAKTRPAAVQRILAEGHRLCDHTVDHPQPMHTRPHEQQVAEIADAKSMIENAAGNSPTITWWRAPGGDFTAENERIGADLGMKSLGWTVDPRDWSRPGVQAIVSNVQQNLRPGGVVLMHDGGGDRSQTVAALKQLLPWMVAQGYAFDFPQS from the coding sequence ATGGTGAAGTCCCGCATACCCGCCCCCCGTCGTTCTCTCCTGCTGGGTGCCTCGGCGCTGCTCGGCACGTCCGCCCTGCTGGTGGCGTGCGGCGCGCAGGGCTCCCCCTCCGCGGCGGGGGACGCCGCGCACCGCCCGGCCGTGCCGAGCGCGAGCACGGGCACGACCGGCGCGGCGGGCGGGACTCCCTCGGTCGCGGCCCGACCCACCCCGGGCGAGGGCACGGAGACCCCGACCGCGCCCGACCGCACCCCCGAGCCGTCCGCGAGCAGCACCGCGCCGGCCTCCCCGTACGCCTCCCCCACCCCGTCCGCGCCGCGGACCACCGCGGTCCCCTCGCAGCCCTCCGGCAGCACCGCCGCCGCCACCCCCTCGCAGCCCTCCTCGCACGCCCCGGCCACCGGGGTGCTGCGGCACACCGCCTCGGGCGGCAGGACGGTCGCGCTGACCTTCGACGACGGCCCGGGCCCGGCCACCGGGCAGGTGCTGGACCTGCTGGCGCAGTACGGCGCGAAGGCCACCTTCTGCGAGATCGGCGACAACGCGAAGACCCGCCCGGCGGCCGTGCAGCGGATCCTCGCCGAGGGCCACCGGCTGTGCGACCACACCGTGGACCACCCGCAGCCGATGCACACCCGCCCGCACGAGCAGCAGGTCGCGGAGATCGCCGACGCCAAGTCGATGATCGAGAACGCGGCGGGCAACAGCCCGACGATCACCTGGTGGCGCGCCCCGGGCGGTGACTTCACCGCCGAGAACGAGCGGATCGGCGCCGACCTGGGCATGAAGTCGCTGGGCTGGACGGTCGACCCGCGCGACTGGTCGCGCCCGGGCGTGCAGGCGATCGTCTCCAACGTGCAGCAGAACCTGCGCCCGGGCGGGGTGGTGCTGATGCACGACGGCGGCGGCGACCGCAGCCAGACCGTGGCCGCGCTCAAGCAGCTGCTGCCGTGGATGGTCGCGCAGGGCTACGCCTTCGACTTCCCGCAGTCCTGA